In Streptomyces capitiformicae, one genomic interval encodes:
- a CDS encoding PucR family transcriptional regulator, whose amino-acid sequence MGTLFAELARRASTNARREVEAYRREIPEFAFLETNRRARDETLEYAVWLRRRTIELSPDNTELSADDLDYIAAIGELRAGAGMSLDARQRVLRLHTALMLRDINEATDAQRGGGVDELMRMMGWFAPQGERGISAYSQGFVTVLRRRLPYVEQIALLTRALVTEDSMAAELATAVGMELPECYAVTVIRVPDRPTGDRALESDIEALVKIHRAPVMWCPEGGERGGELIALVPLKTGATETEVPYDVPDAIPEAVLDLVRDFAGTLGRPCAVGTATAQRSELADALDRARRISRAAPLRRASAGLRPHTVADVFVELAVADLPFADDWLRTVARHLEQGPDLLVTLDAYYLHDMHRGATAAALNVHARTLDYRLRRVRELTGIDPGSTHGVRALSAIVTRRLSGAWN is encoded by the coding sequence ATGGGGACCCTCTTCGCCGAACTGGCCCGGCGGGCGTCGACCAACGCCCGCCGGGAGGTCGAGGCATACAGACGTGAGATCCCGGAGTTCGCCTTCCTGGAGACGAACCGCCGGGCGCGGGACGAGACGCTGGAGTACGCGGTGTGGTTGCGCCGCCGTACCATCGAACTCTCACCGGACAACACCGAGTTGAGCGCGGACGATCTCGACTACATCGCCGCGATCGGCGAGTTGCGGGCCGGGGCCGGGATGTCGCTCGACGCGCGGCAGCGGGTCCTGCGGCTGCACACCGCGCTCATGCTGCGCGACATCAACGAGGCGACCGACGCCCAGCGGGGCGGCGGCGTCGACGAACTCATGCGGATGATGGGCTGGTTCGCCCCGCAGGGCGAACGCGGAATCAGCGCCTACAGCCAGGGATTCGTGACCGTACTACGGCGTCGCCTGCCGTATGTCGAGCAGATCGCCCTGCTGACCCGAGCACTCGTGACCGAGGATTCCATGGCAGCGGAACTCGCGACGGCCGTGGGCATGGAATTACCCGAATGCTACGCGGTGACGGTGATCCGAGTGCCGGACCGTCCCACCGGTGATCGCGCCCTGGAAAGCGATATAGAGGCCCTGGTGAAAATTCATCGGGCCCCGGTCATGTGGTGCCCCGAGGGTGGAGAGCGGGGCGGTGAACTGATCGCCCTGGTTCCCCTGAAGACCGGCGCGACGGAAACCGAGGTGCCGTACGACGTCCCCGACGCGATTCCCGAAGCCGTACTCGACCTCGTACGGGACTTCGCCGGGACCCTGGGCCGGCCCTGTGCCGTCGGCACCGCCACCGCACAGCGGTCCGAGCTCGCCGACGCCCTCGACCGCGCCCGGCGGATCAGCAGGGCGGCCCCGTTGCGCCGGGCCTCCGCCGGATTGCGACCGCACACGGTGGCCGATGTGTTCGTCGAACTCGCCGTCGCGGACCTGCCGTTCGCCGACGACTGGCTCCGCACGGTGGCGCGACACCTCGAACAGGGTCCGGACCTCCTCGTCACGCTCGACGCCTACTACCTCCACGACATGCACCGCGGGGCCACGGCTGCGGCTCTCAACGTCCACGCCCGCACCCTGGACTACCGCCTGCGCCGGGTCCGGGAACTCACCGGCATCGACCCCGGCTCGACACACGGCGTACGGGCCCTCAGCGCGATCGTCACCCGGCGCCTGTCCGGAGCGTGGAACTGA
- a CDS encoding DUF4394 domain-containing protein yields the protein MATSTALLLSAPGSASAAPAATPSLRAFGITGDGTLMAAFWTDRPDVLNWVRTVTGLSGDTGLVGIDFRVQDGLMYGVGNKGGIYTIKTPTGTQDVVVTKVSQLQYALHGTNFGVDFNPAADRLRVISDNGQNLRHNLNDHTTIQDLNLTTPGIEGTTKGVSAAAYTNNDLNATTATTLFDVNTTSDQVVIQSPANNGTLAPTGSLGIDAQINAGMDIYSTLSGGKTVDNMAFASLTAAGAGSPSLYTINLFTGQATLVNDAAKSKFPLNITDVAVSLTGS from the coding sequence ATGGCCACGTCGACGGCGCTCCTGCTGAGCGCCCCGGGCTCCGCCTCGGCCGCGCCCGCCGCCACCCCCAGCCTGCGCGCCTTCGGGATCACCGGTGACGGCACCCTGATGGCCGCGTTCTGGACCGACCGGCCCGACGTGCTCAACTGGGTCAGGACCGTCACCGGCCTCAGCGGTGACACGGGCCTGGTCGGCATCGACTTCCGGGTCCAGGACGGCCTGATGTACGGCGTCGGCAACAAGGGCGGCATCTACACGATCAAGACGCCGACAGGCACCCAGGACGTCGTCGTCACCAAGGTGTCCCAGCTCCAGTACGCACTGCACGGCACGAACTTCGGCGTCGACTTCAACCCGGCCGCCGACCGGCTGCGCGTGATCAGCGACAACGGCCAGAACCTGCGGCACAACCTCAACGACCACACGACCATCCAGGACCTGAACCTCACCACCCCGGGCATCGAGGGCACGACCAAGGGTGTCTCCGCGGCCGCTTACACGAACAACGACCTCAACGCGACCACCGCGACCACCCTGTTCGACGTCAACACGACCAGCGACCAGGTCGTCATCCAGTCCCCGGCCAACAACGGCACCCTGGCCCCGACCGGCAGCCTCGGCATCGACGCCCAGATCAACGCCGGCATGGACATCTACAGCACGCTGAGCGGCGGCAAGACGGTCGACAACATGGCCTTCGCCTCCCTCACCGCGGCCGGCGCCGGCTCGCCGTCGCTGTATACGATCAACCTCTTCACCGGCCAGGCCACCCTCGTGAACGACGCCGCCAAGTCCAAGTTCCCCCTGAACATCACGGACGTGGCGGTCTCCCTCACCGGCAGCTGA
- a CDS encoding DODA-type extradiol aromatic ring-opening family dioxygenase, giving the protein MIPINPAWDNRLLDHLERGELAEFDSWTVEGMAKEAGGSAHEVRMWIAAFASLAATGPYAMTSRFYEAVPAWIAGFAVATAEGRRPV; this is encoded by the coding sequence ATGATCCCCATCAACCCCGCCTGGGACAACCGGCTCCTCGACCACCTGGAGCGCGGCGAACTCGCCGAGTTCGACTCCTGGACCGTGGAGGGCATGGCGAAGGAGGCCGGCGGTTCCGCCCACGAGGTCCGAATGTGGATCGCCGCGTTCGCCTCCCTCGCCGCCACCGGGCCGTACGCGATGACGTCCCGGTTCTACGAGGCCGTCCCGGCATGGATCGCCGGGTTCGCCGTGGCTACGGCGGAGGGACGCCGACCGGTATGA
- a CDS encoding GNAT family protein, translating into MRDPPLRVCYPYGGHDIAVEPTAGETAQPLVGRSLNGLVTALFAAAPLCRRVVAAPAEDDTAAQGAFEAGGFRRVTEADLPTGTVVLFTAEPSWLADVPTALTTCPADPTSRPTKTADGTGTMPARRPPAFPTRLRPHASEAAGLKGARRASSGSSRRAATTPPGPPR; encoded by the coding sequence GTGCGAGACCCCCCATTGCGCGTCTGCTACCCGTACGGCGGCCACGACATCGCCGTGGAGCCGACGGCTGGGGAGACCGCCCAGCCCCTGGTCGGCCGCTCCCTGAACGGCCTCGTCACCGCGCTCTTCGCCGCCGCCCCGCTCTGCCGCCGCGTTGTCGCAGCACCGGCTGAGGACGACACCGCCGCACAGGGCGCCTTCGAGGCCGGCGGCTTCCGCCGGGTCACCGAGGCGGACCTCCCGACCGGCACCGTGGTCCTGTTCACCGCGGAACCCTCCTGGCTGGCCGACGTCCCCACAGCCCTGACGACATGCCCCGCTGACCCCACCTCCCGCCCCACCAAGACGGCCGACGGCACAGGCACGATGCCTGCCCGTCGGCCGCCGGCATTTCCGACCCGGTTGAGACCGCACGCCTCTGAGGCCGCAGGCCTCAAAGGGGCGCGGAGGGCGAGCAGCGGGTCGTCCAGGCGGGCCGCGACTACGCCGCCGGGTCCACCGCGATGA
- a CDS encoding acyl-CoA synthetase: MAAVDISPAAALHRRATYPTPTAVVYEGQEFSAAHLSRTAVELAAGLAEQGLRRGDRIGYLGFNSVTFLQTLFAAAHLGAVFVPVNFRLAADEVRHILTDSGVHTVVVEEGHRELVESVLDDIPARRHLLVDTDPACPAAEATAAVWIPLSRLFGADRPTREAVPLHDDDLAALMYTSGTTGRPKGVMLTHGNLWWNAVNVDSMVDTRSDDVNLAVAPLFHIGGLNALTLRTLLRGGTVVLRRAFDPARFLSDLVEYRVTSFFAVPAMCAAVARVPGFAEADLGALRSAVVAGAPVPPQLIKDYAEHGILLQQAWGLTETAPFATYLPAPLTLEKAGSAGAPMPYTEVCLTDPVTGARIDEADTRGEICVRGPNVTAGYWNNPEATGAAFDEAGWFHSGDIAHRDKDGFYYIVDRLKDMIISGGENIYPAEVERVLAACPGVLEAAVIGIPDPKWGETVLAVLTCAPGKALTLEEVRDFAGRHLARYKLPTRLMLVGELPRNASGKLAKAELRRMAENP, translated from the coding sequence ATGGCCGCCGTCGACATCAGCCCCGCAGCCGCCCTGCACCGCAGAGCCACCTACCCCACGCCCACCGCCGTCGTCTACGAGGGCCAGGAGTTCTCCGCCGCCCACCTCAGCCGCACCGCGGTCGAGCTGGCCGCCGGACTCGCCGAACAGGGGCTGCGCCGCGGCGACCGGATCGGCTACCTCGGCTTCAACAGCGTCACCTTCCTCCAGACACTGTTCGCCGCCGCCCACCTCGGCGCCGTCTTCGTCCCCGTCAACTTCCGGCTCGCCGCCGACGAGGTACGCCACATCCTCACCGACAGCGGAGTCCACACCGTGGTCGTCGAGGAGGGACACCGCGAACTCGTCGAGTCCGTCCTCGACGACATCCCCGCCCGCCGCCACCTCCTGGTCGACACCGACCCCGCCTGCCCCGCCGCCGAGGCGACCGCGGCCGTATGGATCCCCCTCTCGCGGCTGTTCGGCGCCGACCGGCCCACCCGGGAGGCGGTGCCGCTGCACGACGACGACCTCGCCGCCCTGATGTACACCTCCGGCACCACCGGCCGCCCCAAGGGCGTCATGCTCACCCACGGCAACCTGTGGTGGAACGCGGTCAATGTCGACAGCATGGTCGACACCCGCTCCGACGACGTGAACCTGGCCGTCGCCCCCCTCTTCCACATCGGCGGCCTCAACGCCCTCACCCTGCGCACCCTGCTGCGCGGCGGCACCGTCGTCCTGCGCCGCGCCTTCGACCCGGCCCGGTTCCTGTCCGACCTCGTCGAGTACCGGGTGACCTCCTTCTTCGCCGTCCCCGCCATGTGCGCCGCCGTCGCCCGCGTGCCCGGCTTCGCCGAGGCCGACCTCGGCGCGCTCAGGTCGGCGGTCGTCGCGGGCGCGCCCGTCCCACCGCAGCTCATCAAGGACTACGCGGAACACGGCATCCTGCTCCAGCAGGCCTGGGGGCTCACCGAGACGGCCCCCTTCGCCACGTACCTCCCGGCCCCCCTGACCCTGGAGAAAGCCGGTTCCGCCGGCGCCCCGATGCCGTACACCGAGGTGTGTCTCACCGATCCGGTCACCGGCGCCCGGATCGACGAGGCCGACACCCGGGGAGAGATCTGCGTACGCGGCCCCAACGTCACCGCCGGCTACTGGAACAACCCGGAAGCCACCGGCGCCGCCTTCGACGAAGCGGGCTGGTTCCACTCCGGCGACATCGCCCACCGTGACAAGGACGGCTTCTACTACATCGTCGACCGCCTCAAGGACATGATCATCAGCGGTGGCGAGAACATCTACCCGGCCGAGGTGGAACGCGTCCTCGCCGCCTGCCCCGGCGTCCTGGAAGCGGCCGTCATCGGCATCCCCGACCCGAAGTGGGGCGAGACCGTCCTGGCCGTGCTCACCTGCGCCCCCGGCAAGGCCCTCACCCTGGAAGAGGTACGCGACTTCGCCGGCCGTCACCTCGCCCGCTACAAACTCCCCACCCGGCTGATGCTGGTCGGCGAACTCCCCCGCAACGCCAGCGGCAAGCTGGCCAAGGCCGAACTCCGCCGCATGGCCGAGAACCCCTGA
- a CDS encoding SpoIIE family protein phosphatase encodes MGELGVASAAIDARGLVVAWSAEARRLLGHEPGEVTGRPAAELLSDTLPASALRSLAEPGEWRGTIHVRHRDGHPVELELAAHPLLDSAGETQWFLTATVPEPTARLRWWALEQFPVPMAIFDQDGLAVSANSAMEEVMGRPERELLGRRVGESADGRRKLPGFAGIGDAVRHVLRTGESLPYEAWLRAPGESREHAWLVSLSPLRDDVGEVRGMCLAAMDSTEQFLARRRLTMLNESTTRIGSTLDVTRTAEELAEVCTDYFADFVIVDLLDPVLAGEEAPPLPTAGPLLFRRAAHRSVLEGCPEAVIPVGSRHTYEEDSTPGRALTTGRGVLYAADDATRQRWAAGSTERARSIEAHGIHSAMAVPLRARGVTLGLSILARHRTPEPFGEDDLLLAEELASRAAVCVDNARRYTREHALALRLQRSVLRHQAPRQAAVEVASRYLPASSQAGIGGDWFDVIPLSGARVALVVGDVVGHGVQASATMGRLRTAVRTLADVDLAPDELLTRLDDIVLRLDAESRTGASEDLDLDPDRPGEIGATCLYAVYDPVSRRCSMARAGHPPPALVAPDGAVAFLDLPTGPPLGLGGLPFETAEFDVPEGSVLALYTDGLVQAPDRDLDDGLALLGRTLGGTERPLEETCDGVLRDLLTDRPADDVALLLARTHALDAEQVATWDVPADPTFVAQARKLTCAQLAAWQLEDVAFVTELVVSELVTNAIRYGEPPIQLRLIRDTTLICEVSDSSSTAPHMRRARAFDEGGRGLLLVAQLTQRWGSRHTRTGKTIWAEQALPDEPDTVGRC; translated from the coding sequence ATGGGCGAACTCGGTGTCGCTTCTGCCGCGATCGACGCCAGGGGGTTGGTCGTCGCCTGGAGCGCCGAGGCCCGTCGACTGCTCGGACACGAGCCCGGGGAGGTCACCGGCCGCCCGGCGGCCGAACTGCTCAGCGACACCCTTCCGGCCTCGGCCCTGCGCAGCCTCGCCGAGCCGGGCGAATGGCGCGGCACGATTCACGTACGGCACCGGGACGGCCACCCCGTGGAGTTGGAGCTGGCCGCACATCCACTGCTGGACTCGGCGGGGGAGACCCAGTGGTTCCTCACGGCCACGGTGCCGGAACCGACGGCACGGCTGCGATGGTGGGCCCTGGAGCAGTTCCCCGTACCGATGGCGATCTTCGACCAGGACGGGCTCGCGGTGTCCGCGAACTCCGCCATGGAAGAGGTGATGGGCAGACCGGAGCGGGAGCTGCTGGGCCGCCGGGTGGGGGAGTCGGCCGATGGCAGGCGCAAGCTGCCGGGCTTCGCGGGGATCGGCGACGCCGTGAGGCACGTACTGCGCACGGGCGAGTCCCTGCCGTACGAGGCATGGCTGCGCGCGCCCGGTGAGTCCCGGGAGCACGCCTGGCTGGTCTCCCTCAGCCCGCTGCGGGACGACGTCGGCGAAGTGCGGGGGATGTGCCTGGCGGCGATGGACAGCACCGAGCAGTTCCTGGCCCGGCGGCGGCTGACCATGCTCAACGAGTCCACCACCCGGATCGGCTCCACGCTGGACGTGACGCGCACCGCCGAGGAGCTGGCGGAGGTCTGCACGGACTACTTCGCCGACTTCGTCATCGTGGACCTGCTGGACCCGGTGCTCGCCGGTGAGGAAGCGCCCCCCTTGCCCACTGCCGGACCCCTGCTCTTCCGTCGTGCCGCCCACCGGTCCGTGCTGGAGGGCTGCCCCGAGGCCGTGATCCCGGTCGGCAGCAGACACACCTACGAAGAGGACTCCACACCGGGCCGCGCCCTGACCACCGGCCGGGGTGTGCTGTACGCGGCCGACGACGCCACCCGGCAGCGGTGGGCGGCGGGCTCGACGGAACGGGCCCGCAGTATCGAGGCCCATGGCATCCACTCGGCGATGGCGGTCCCACTGCGCGCCCGCGGGGTCACCCTCGGCCTGTCGATCCTCGCCCGCCACCGCACACCGGAGCCCTTCGGCGAGGACGACCTGCTGCTCGCCGAGGAACTCGCGTCCCGCGCCGCCGTGTGCGTCGACAACGCCCGCCGTTACACCCGCGAGCACGCCCTCGCGCTCCGACTGCAGCGCAGCGTCCTGCGCCACCAGGCGCCCCGGCAGGCGGCCGTCGAGGTCGCCTCCCGCTACCTGCCGGCGAGCTCCCAGGCCGGTATCGGCGGCGACTGGTTCGACGTCATCCCGCTGTCCGGAGCCCGGGTCGCGCTCGTGGTCGGCGACGTCGTGGGCCACGGTGTGCAGGCGTCCGCCACCATGGGCCGGCTCCGCACCGCCGTGCGCACCCTGGCCGATGTGGACCTGGCGCCGGACGAGCTGCTCACCCGGCTCGACGACATCGTGCTGCGCCTGGACGCCGAGTCGAGGACGGGCGCCTCCGAAGACCTGGACCTGGACCCGGACCGCCCGGGTGAGATCGGGGCCACCTGCCTGTACGCCGTCTACGACCCGGTCTCGCGCCGCTGCTCCATGGCCCGGGCAGGCCATCCGCCGCCGGCCCTGGTCGCCCCGGACGGCGCCGTCGCGTTCCTCGACCTGCCGACCGGGCCACCGCTGGGCCTGGGTGGTCTGCCCTTCGAGACCGCCGAGTTCGACGTCCCCGAGGGCAGCGTGCTCGCCCTCTACACCGACGGCCTCGTCCAGGCCCCCGACCGCGACCTGGACGACGGACTCGCCCTGCTGGGGCGGACCCTCGGCGGCACGGAACGCCCCCTGGAGGAGACCTGCGACGGGGTCCTGCGCGACCTGCTGACCGACCGCCCCGCCGACGACGTCGCCCTGCTCCTGGCCCGGACCCACGCCCTGGACGCCGAGCAGGTCGCCACCTGGGACGTTCCCGCCGACCCCACCTTCGTCGCCCAGGCCCGCAAGCTGACCTGCGCCCAACTCGCCGCCTGGCAGCTGGAGGACGTCGCCTTCGTCACCGAACTCGTGGTCAGCGAACTGGTCACCAACGCCATCCGCTACGGCGAGCCCCCCATCCAGCTGCGCCTGATCCGCGACACCACCCTCATCTGTGAAGTCTCCGACTCCAGCAGCACAGCCCCCCATATGCGGCGGGCCCGCGCCTTCGACGAGGGCGGCCGCGGCCTCCTGCTCGTCGCGCAGCTCACCCAGCGCTGGGGCAGCCGCCACACCCGTACCGGCAAGACCATCTGGGCCGAACAGGCACTTCCCGACGAGCCGGACACCGTCGGCCGATGCTGA